The genomic DNA GGGCCGACCTCGCCCTCTACCGGGCCAAGGCGGCGGGCCGGAACCGGGTCGAGTCGCAGGCGGCCTGACCGGCGGCCTGACAGGCGTCCCCGCGTCAATACGCGCGCCCGCGCGCGCGGATGAAAAGGCCGGCCTCGCCGTGTTATCGGATTCGGCCGGCCCGTCGAGGCCGGCGGAGCGGCGCGCGGGACCGAACCCATGGACATGCAGGTACCGGCCCGATCCGGCCGCGACGCGAGCGTGCTGAACCACCGCCGCCTGTGCAAGATCGCGTCCTCGCCGCACGCCTACGTCCGCGGCAGCACGGCGCGGTTCTACGAGCTGCTCGCCGGGATGCCGGCCGGCACCCTGCCCGAGGGGCCGCCCGTCTGGATCTGCGGCGACGCGCATCTCGGCAATCTCGGCGCGCTCGCCGGCCCGGACGGCGGGATCGACATCCAGATCCGCGACCTCGACCAGACCGTGGTGGCGAACCCGGCCTTCGACCTCGTCCGGCTCGCGCTCTCCCTGGTCACCGCGGCGCTCAACGCGACCCTGCCGGGCATCGTCACCGCCCGGATGATGGACGCCATGGCGGACGGCTACGCCGACGGGATCGCCGATCCCGAGGGGGCCGAGCGGGGCGTGGACCCGTCCGAGATCGTCGTCACGACGAAGCGGCGGGCGCTCGGCCGGCGCTGGCGCCACCTCTCGCGCGAGCGCCTGAAGGGCAAGGCCGCCCGGCTCCCGCGGGGCAGCCGGTTCTTCGACCTCGACGCCGACGAGCAGGACTCGCTGACGGCGCTGATCCGCGACCCGGAGATCCGCCGCCTCGTCCTGGCGCTCGGCAGCGCGGCCGACGACGCCGAGATCCGGCTGCTCGACGCCGCCTACTGGATCAAGGGCTGCAGCTCCCTCGGGCGCCTGCGCTACGCCGCCCTGGTGGAGGTGCTGGGCGGCGACCGCCCGCAGCTCGCCCTCCTCGACGTCAAGGAGGCGGTGCCGCACCTCGCGCCGGCCGCCGGGATCGCGGTGCCGCCCGACCACGCCGCGCGGGTCGTCGCGGGGGCGCGGGCGCTGTCGCCCAACCTCGGCGACCGGATGGTCGCCGGCCACATCGGCGGCACGCCCGTCACGGTCCGCGAGCTGCTGCCGCAGGATCTCAAGATCGACGCCGAGCAGTTCTCCCGCGGCGAGGCGGTCCGCGTCTCCCGGCACCTCGCCGCCATCCTGGGCCGGGCCCACGGCCGCCAGATGGGCGCGGCCGACCGCCGGGCCTGGATCGACGCCGTGCGGGCGCCGGGCCCGGGCCCCGACGCCCCCGGCTGGCTCTGGTCGGTGGTCACCGACCTGATGGGCGCGCACCAGCGCGGCTACCTGGAGCATTGCCGCCGGATCGCCCGGGAGGCGCTGGACGCGGCCTGACGCGGCCCTGACCGGCCCGGACCCGGGGCGCTTCCGCCACGACGCCGGTTGACACCATCCCCGCCATCGCCAACACCTCGCGCCCGCCGCCTCTCGCGCGGCGGACCCCGGGAAGACCTGTGATACGATGGCGGTGACGCGCACCTACCTCGACTTCGAGAAGCCAGTGGCCGAGCTGGAGGCGAAGCTCGAGGAGCTGCGCGCCGTGAGCGCGCGCGACGGCGCGGTCTCCATCGCCGAGGAGGTCGGCCGGCTCGAGGCCAAGGCCGGCCAGGCGCTCGCCGAGATCTACGCGAATCTGACCCCCTGGCAGAAGACCCAGGTGGCCCGCCACCCGCAGCGGCCGCACTTCGTGGACTACCGCGACGGGCTCATCACCGAGTTCACCCCGCTGGCCGGCGACCGCAGCTTCGGCGAGGACGAGGCGATCCTGGGCGGGTTCGGCCGGTTCCGCGGCCGGCCGGTCCTGGTGCTCGGCCAGGAGAAGGGCGCCACCACCGAGGCGCGGCTGCGCCACAATTTCGGGATGGCCCGGCCCGAGGGCTACCGCAAGGCGGTCCGCCTCATGGAGACCGCCGACCGGTTCGGTCTGCCGGTCCTCGCCTTCGTGGACACCGCCGGCGCCTATCCGGGCATCGAGGCGGAGGAGCGCGGCCAGGCCGAGGCCATCGCCCGCTCGACCGAGGCCTGCCTCGCGCTCGGCGTGCCCAACGTCGCCGTGGTGATCGGGGAGGGCGGCTCGGGCGGCGCGATCGCGCTCGCCACCGCCAACCGGGTGCTGATGCTGGAGCACGCGATCTACGGGGTGATCTCGCCGGAGGGCGCCGCCTCGATCCTGTGGCGCGACCAGGGCCGCGCGTCGGACGCCGCGACCGCCATGAAGATCACCGCCCAGGACCTGCTGCGGCTCGGCGTCATCGACGCGATCATCCCGGAGGCCACCGGCGGGGCGCACCGCGACCGCGAGGCGGCGATCCGGGCCGCGGGCGACGCCATCGCCGACGCCCTCGCGCAGTTCGACGGCCTCTCGCCCGTCGAGGTCCGCGACCGGCGCGCCGAGAAGTTCCTGGCGATCGGCCGGACCCTGTGAGCGAGCCCGGGGCGACGGGGGGCCTGTTCGGCGCGCTCGGCCGGCTGCTCGGCCGGCGCGACGCGCGGGAGCCGGGCCGGCACAACCACGCCTCCCTGGGCTGCAATTGCCAGATGGCGCACGTCCTCAAGACGCTCGACCTGCGCCAGTGGTCGGGGCCCCTCGACTGGATCTTCTCCATGCCCGGCATGGCCCGGGACTGCCTCGCCGACGACTTCGCGGCGCTCGTCGACCGGGGCCAGCTGGAGAGCATCCCGGAGGCCGAGCGGCGCGGCCCCGGCATCTGGCGGGGACGCCACCGCCTCTACCGGGAGCGGCACGGCCTCGAGTGCGTGTTCAACCACCACGACCCGGCGACGAGCGAGGCGGACTACGCCTTCCTCACCGAGGGCGTGCGCCGGCTGCGCCGGGCCCTCGACACGCCGGGCACCGACAACCGCCTCTGGATGATGACCCATCTGCACACGCCCCGCGACGTGGTCGAGGCGATCGACGACCTGCTCGGGCAGCGCGCCAGCCGCAACCACCTGACCTTCGTGCAGCTCGAGACCGGGCACCCGCGCATGGCGGTGGTCGAGGCGCTCGACCTCCGGCCCACCCTGCGCTGGCTCACCGTGCAGACGCCCTCGGAGCCGGTCGGCCTGCGGCTCGCCGACCCGGCCGACGACGCGGCGCTGGTGGCGATCATCCGCGCCGAGGCGGCGCGGCGGCCGGCTCTGTTCGCCTGAGCGGGCGCCCGGGGGCGACGTTGCGGGGCGGCGGACGGTCGGCTCCCGGGGCGGCCGTCAATGCGCGGCGCGCGACAGGGCAACGATCGCGCCGACGATGACGATCGTCTGGAAGCCGATCGAGCCGATCACCCATTTCATGATGTCGAACTTCGCTTCGGCCAGATCGGTCTTGGTGACGAGGTTCGTCAGATCGGAATCCCGACTCTCGCGGATCGCCGCGGTGATCGCCTCGGCCTGATCCTCTGACAGGCCGGTCGCCCGCAGGCGACGGACGAGGGCGTGCGTGTCGAGCGAGAGGGCCGTCATGGGCGACGTTCGCGTGTTCGAGCCGTCCGGGTCGATCGGCCGAATCCGGATGGCAGCCTCCGCGAACGTGGCGCCTTCATCCCGCCGAGGCAAGCAGCTCAAAGTTGGGCGCCCGGCGCGGTCGCACGCGTCCGCTCCGCCTGGGAGCCCACCGGTCCGCGCACCGGGCCGGCAGGCCGGACCGCGGGCGGGACCGCGCACGAGCACAGCATGGATCGCCGCGCGGCCCTGCGGCTCGAACGGCGCCGTCCCGCGACCCCGCCGCGGCGCGCTGTGGATAGCGCGCATGCGCGGGCTCTCCACACCCGAGAACAATCCAGTGTTGCAGCCGGGTCCTTGCGGTAAGGAAGGCGCAAGCTTAACGAGCCTATTGGGTTGGGGAGTGGCACCCGACGCGGCCAGCAAGGCCCGCGGGCGCGCGTAAGACGATCGAGGTTCCCCATGACGGCGCGTCTCGCGACCGCGCGACTGCTGGCGGCGGCGTCCCTGCTGGCCCTGTCGCTCGCCGCCTGCCAGGACGGTTCCGGGATCAACGGCCCGAGCGCGCGCAGCCTCGCGCCGATCGCCCCCCAGACCGTCGCGTTGATGCAGTCCAAGGGGATGCAGCCCTCCGACCCGATCCTGATCCGCACCTTCAAGAAGGAGGCGGAGATGGAGATCTGGAAGCGGGGGAGCGACGGCCGCTACGCCCTCCTGAAGACCTACCCGATCTGCCGCTGGTCCGGCCAGCTCGGGCCGAAGACCCGCGAGGGCGACCGGCAGGCGCCCGAGGGCTTCTACACGATCACCCCGGGCCTGATGAACCCGAACTCGTCGTACTATCTCTCGTTCGACACGGGCTTCCCGAACGCCGTCGACCGGGCCAACGGCCGCACCGGCAAGTACCTGATGGTGCACGGCACCTGCTCGTCGGCGGGCTGCTTCGCCATGACCGACGCCACCATCGCGGAGATCTACGCCGTCGCCCGCGACGCGTTCATCGGCGGCCAGCGCAGCTTCCAGTTCCAGTCCTACCCGTTCCGGATGACGGCCGAGAACATGGCCAAGTTCCGCAACGATCCGAACATCGCCTTCTGGCAGAACCTCAAGGAGGGCTCCGACTATTTCGAGGCCCTGCACGAGGAGCCGAAGGTCGGCCAGTGCGGGACCAAGTACGTGTTCGGCGGGGCCGACGCGGCCGCCGGCTCGTGCAAGCCGCGGGTCGACCCGCTGGTGGCCGAGAAGAGCGCGCGCGACACGCACGCGGTCGCCGACCTCGTCGCCAAGGGCACGCCGGCGGTGCGGGTCGTCTACCAGGACGGCGGCCAGAACCCGGTCTTCCGCCCGCAGAACGCCAGCGCCTTCGCGAGCCTCGGCGGCACCGAGACGGTCCTGCCCTACGACGCCAAGGAGTACGGCCGGCACAATCTCGGCGACGTGAGCCGACCCGAGACCCTGGCGGCCGGCCCGCAGGAGATCGAGCTCGCGCCGAAGGGCCAGCCCACGATGCTGGCCGGCGCCGAGCCGGCGGCCGCGACCCGCGCCGCGAAGGCCGGCGGCAAGGGGCACGGGCGGGAGCCAGCGGCGCCCACGACGCCCACGACGCTCATGGCGAACCGCGCCGATCCCGACGCGCAGGTCGAGACCACGGCGGCCCTGCCCGACAAGCCCGCTCGCATCGCGGTGGCGGACGCGGACGGCGATGCGAGCAGCTACCAGAAGCTGTTCGGCCAGCTCTTCGCCAAGGACAAGCCGGCCCCGGCGGCGCCCGCGGCCCCGGCGGTCGCCGCCGCGGTCGTGCCCGCGGCGGCGCCGGAGCCGGCGAAGGTCGCCCACGCCGCCGAGACGGTCGCGCCGAAGGCCGCCAGGGCCCACGCGGTGAAGACCGCGAAGGTCGAGGGCAAGGGTGAGTCGAAGGCCGACGCGAAGGCGGAGAAGCCCGCCCTCCGGAAGGGCGAGCCCGAGGGCCGGAAGCCCTGACGGTTCAGACCAGCGGCCGGTCGCGGTTCATCAGCCACAGGGCGTGGACCGTGCCGGGCAGCCAGCCCAGGATCCACAGCAGGATGTTCAGCAGGAACTGAAGGCCGAAGCCCGTGGTGACGAGCACGGCGATCGGCGGGAAGAAGATCGCGAGCAGGATGCGGACGAGGCTGGACACGGGGACTCCGGGCGTGAGGTCGGCACGTCCCGGCTCCAACGAAACACGGTTTTATCCGTTCCGCCCGATCTGACCCCGAACCGGCCCCGAAGACCCCGGCAGGCCGGGGCCGCGGGGGCGGCGCCTCAGTTCTTCGCCGGCGGCGTGGTGGCCGAGGGGACGTTGGCGGCCTGCTTCTCCGGGTGCTTCACCTGGCTGTAGGCGACGTTCGCGAAGGTGCCGATCACCGCGGGCCAGCTCGGGTTGCCGTATTGCGGGTCGTCGCGGCCGACCTTGCAGAAGGCCGTGGTCAGGCCGTTGACGATGTCGTCGTCGGTGACCCCGGTCGGCTCCGCCTTCACCTGCTGCACCAGCCGGGCGAGGGTCGGGACGAAGTCCTGCTGCTTCAGGCCCTTCAGGCTCGCCTGCAGGCCGATCTTGTCGAAGGCGGCCTTGAGCTTGTCCTGCTCGATCTCCGCGCAGGGCGCCGTGCCGGCCAGCATGGTCTTGGTGGCGGCGCGCGCCTCCGAGGCCTTCTCGCCGGTCACGACCGGCGCCTTGTTGCCCCAGGAATTGCGGATGTAGTCGGTGACGTTCTTCACCTCGACGTCGGTCATCTGCTGGCCGATCGCCACCATCGGGGCGAGCCCACTCTGGGCGCCGAGCCCGCCGTAGATCACCCGCAGCACCGTCTCGGGGCCCTCGGACTGGACCGAGGTGTTGCCGGCGAGCGCCGGGACCGCGCCCTCGATGCCCTTGCCGTCGGGCTGGTGGCAGGAGGAGCAGTAGGTCAGGTAGGTGGAGGCGCCGGGCGCGTCGGGCGTGTCGAAGGCCGTGAGGTCCTTCGGCTTGTAGGTCTGCTTGGCCGGCACGGTGCGCAGGTACGCCACCATGGCCTTCAGGTCCTCCTCCTTCACCTTGGAGAGGGATTCCATGATGGTCTGGCGCATCGGCCCGGCGGCGACGCCCGGCCGGTCGCCCGGGGCGGTGCCGGTCTTGAGGTAGGTCACCACCTGCTCGTCGGTCCAGGCGCCGATGCCCTGGTGGCCGTCCGGGGTGATGTTGGGGGCGTACCAGCCGTCGATCACGCCGCCGCCGAACCGGCCCGCGAAGCTCGAGTTGCCGACGAGCTTGTTCTCGTTGTGGCACATGGCGCAGTGGCCGAGCCCCTCCACGAGGTAGCCGCCGCGGTTCACCTCGGCGCTGGCCTTCGGGTCGGGCTTGAAGCGCTCCTCGGTGAAGAAGGCCGTCCGCCACGTCACCAGCGCCGTGCGGACGCTGAACGGGAACGGGATCTGGCTCTCCTTCCGCTTCTCGTTCACGGCCGGGACCGACTGGAGATAGGCCCAGATCGCCTTGGTGTCCTCGTCGGTGACCTTGGTGAACCACGCGAACGGGAAGGCCGGGTACAGGTAGCCGACGTTCTTGCTGTAGCCGTGCCGGAACGCCTGGTCGAAGTCGGCGTAGCTCCAGTTGCCGAGGCCCGTCTCCTTGTCGGGGGTGAGGTTGGGGGTCATGATCACGCCGAAGGGCATGTTCAGCGCGTAGTTGCCGGCGAGGTACTTGCCGCCCGGCGCCGTGTGGCAGGCCGCGCAGTCGCCCATCGTCACGAGGTACTTGCCGCGCTCGATCTGGTCGGCCGAGCCGTCCTGCGCCAGTGCCGGCGCGGCCAGGAGCAGGCCCGCGAGGAAGGGGGCGGCCCGCATCGGGGCCAGCCGCGTCGGGGCCGCGCGGCCGGAGGAGAGGGCTCTCGTGCGCTGCATGCCGCGTCTCCCATCCCGATTTTAGAGCTGTTTGAAACTTGTGACGCGCGTGAACGCGGCCGTCGCGGGCGTTGTTCCGGCCGGCGCCGCGCTGCGGCGTTGTGCCGTGGCCGCCCGGACCCGCAGGCCGAGGTCGGCGAGATGGGCGACGAGCCCGGCGAGCATCCACCCGGCGACCGCGACCCAGCCGGCCCCCACGAGCGCCGCCCGCAGGGCCAGCATCAGGGCGGCGCCGGAGGCGAGGTTGGCCAGCAGGGACGGCAGCGGCGGGCCGCCCCGGCGGGCGAGCCACGCGAGGGCGAGCGCCTCCAGGGCGACGAGCAGCAGGATCCCGTCGACGATCCGGCCCGACGCGAAGGCGGGGCCGAGGACCGGGTCGAGGAGCGCCCCCATCAGGCGGGCTCCGCGAACGGCCCGTTGAGGCGGACGATCCGCAGGTTCAGGCAGGCGGCGACGCTGACCCAGGCGAGGTAGGGCAGGTTCATGAGCCCCGCCGCGCCCGAGACCCGGCCGGTCACCAGCACCAGCACGGCGATGGACAGCCACAGGACCGCGACCTCGGCCAGCGCCCAGTCGGGCCGGCGGAACCGGAAGAACAGCACGCTCCAGGCGATGTTGAGCACCCCGTTCACCGCGTAGGCGGCCAGCAGGACGCCCCGGGCGACGGGGTCGGCGTCGCCGTTCCAGGCCAGCACGCCAGCCGTGGTGGTGAGCGCGAAGATCACCGCCCAGACCGGGCCGAAGGCCCAGTCCGGCGGCTTCCAGGCCGGGACCCGCAGGCGCCGGTACCACGTGTCCGTCGTGGTCGCGAGGCCGCCGGCCACGGCCACCAGCACGGCGGCGACCGCCGCCACCGCGGGCGGTCCCAGATCGGCGGCGGCGAGGCTCACGGCGAGACCCAGCGGAACAGGTGCGCGAGGTCCTTGAAGAAGATCCGCGCGTGGGCGGCCGGCTTCGCGCGGACCAGCTCCTTGTTCATGTAGCTGTCCCAGGTGAGCTGCTGGACGTCCTTGTCCCGGCAGATCGAGACGAAGCGCTCGCGCAGGCCGTCGCTGCGGTACCAGACCCACTGCATCATCCCGAGGATCCAGAACACGCGCCCGTGCAGCTTCATGAACTGCTTCCGCGCGCCCGCGAGGGCGCGCGCGTCCCCGGTCCGCAGGAAGGCGGCCGCGGCCTCGGCCGACAGCCGGCCGCCGAGCATCGCGTAGTAGATCCCCTCGCCGGAGGCCGGCGCGACGACGCCCGCGGCGTCGCCCGCGAGCAGCACGTCCCGGCCGTTGTCCCAGCGCTTCAGGGGCTTCAGCGGCAGCGGCGCCCCCTCGCGGCGGACGGTCTCGGCGTGGTCGAGGCCGGTGGCGGCGCGCAGGGCCCGGATCGAGGAGCGCAGCGAGAACCCCTTCCGCGCGCTGCCGGTGCCGATGCTCAGCGTGTCCCCGTGGGGGAAGATCCAGCTGTAGAAGTCCGGCGAGTGGCGGCCCTGGTAGTAGACGTCGCAGCGGGTCGCCTCGACAGACCCGGCCCCGGGGGCGCCGGCCTCCGGGACCCGCAGGATCTCGTGATAGGCGAAGACCTGCCGCATCCTGGCGTGGCCCGGCACCTCCGCGCGGCCGACCGGCGAGCAGGCGCCGTCGGCGCCGAGGACGAGGCGGGCCCGGACGGCGTGGCGGGCGAGGCCGGCCCCCGCGCCGGTGGTGAAGTGGACCAGCGGCGGCCCGTCGTCGGGCCGGGTGATCCGGTCGTAGGCCGCCGCGCGCAGGTCGGCGCCGGCCGCCGCGGCCCGCTCGCGCAGCCACGGGTCGAAGTGCTCGCGGTCGACCATGCCGACGAATCCCTCGCCCACCGGCATGTCGACGGCCTTGCCGCTCGGCGCCACCATCCGGGCGGACCGGATCTTCGCCACCAGGAGCGCGTCCGGGATCGCGAAGTCCCGGATCAGCCGGGGCGGGATCGCGCCGCCGCAGGGCTTGATCCGGCCGGGCTTGTCGAGGAGCAGCACCGCGTGGCCGGCCCGGGCGAGGTCGGTCGCCGCCGTGGCGCCCGCCGGCCCGCCGCCGACCACGACGACGTCGTAGCTGTCGCGGCCGGGGCCGCCATCATCCAACCGGGCCATGGCCTCACCTCGCGCTGAAGGCAGGATCGAGCGGCACCGTGTCCGGTGCCGGAGCGGGTTCGAGCCGCGCCGCCAGGACGACCGCGACGAGGAACAGCAGCCCTTCCGCGGCGAAGACCGCCGCGTAGGCCTGGACGGGTTCGGCGGTGACCAGCCGGACGGCGTCGACCGCCACGGCCCCGAGGAAGCCGCCGGCCCCGAAGGCGACGCCCTGCGCGGCGCCCCAGACGCCCATGCGGGTGCCGCGCTCCCGCGCGTCGCCGCGGCCGGCGAGCGCCATCATCGAGCCGATGGCGGCGACCGCGTAGGCGCCGTTGGCCACCCCGAGGGCGAAGACCGTCGCGCGCAGGGGGAAGTCCGATCCCGCCGCCGCGCCGCTCGCCAGGGCGAAGAGGGCGGCGGCCGAGCCGGCGCAGCCGATCCCGATCCAGAGCCGCAGGGAGGCGAGGACGGTGCCGCGGGCGAGGAGCGTCACCGCCGCCACCAGCAGCATGCCGGCGAGCACGCCGCCGTGCTGGAGGCCGGCGAGCTTGGTGGTGGCGCCGGGGCTCATCGCGAAGACGAGGCCGGCATAGGGCTCCAGTATCAGCTCCTGGGCGCTGTAGGCCAGCATCGACACGAAGACGAAGATCGTGAAGGTCCGGCTCACGGGGTCGGCCAGCACGTGGGCCAGCACGGTGAAGAACGGGCGGCGCGCCTCCGCGGGCTCGGGCGCCCGGACCGGCAGGCGGCGCTCGACGCCGGCGACCGCGAGCGCCGCCACGCAGAAGGCGACGAGCGAGACCGTGCCCGACACCGCCACGAGGCGCGGGCCGGAGAACGGGTCGAGGAAGTGCCCGGCGAGCGGCGCCGTGACGGCGAAGCCGACGATCATCATCACCCAGACGACGGTGGCGGCCGCGCCCCGCCGGGCCGGCGCGACGCCGCCCGAGAGCAGGACGAGGAGGGAGGTCCCGGCCGCGCCGACGCCCATGCCGACGCACAGGAACGAGAGGGCGGCGAGCGCCAGCCCCAGGGCGAGGCTCTCGGCCGCCAGCGCGGTGCCGCAGGCGGCGCCGAACCCGCCGAGGCAGAGGGCCGCCATGCCGCCGACGATCCAGGGGGTGCGCCGGCCGCTGCGGTCGGAGCCGTAGCCCCAGCGCGGGCGCAGGACCTGCACGGCGTAGTGCAGGGCGACCAGCAGGCCCGGCACGAGGGCGGGCAGCGCCAATTCCACCACCATGACCCGGTTGAGGGTGGCGGTCATCAGCACGACGACGCTGCCCAGCGCGGTCTGGACGAGGCCGAGGCGGACGATCTGGGGCCAGCCGAGGCCCGTGCCGGGGTCCGGTGCCATCACGCCCCTCCCACCAGCGGGCGCAGCGCGAAGGCCGAGACCAGCATGCCGAGGACGTAGAGGGTGGTGCCGGTGCCGTTGTACCAGATCGCCCGCTCCCGGGGATTCTCCAGGAACCGGGCCATCAGGGCGAACTGCCCGGCGAGCAGCGCGGCGACGAGGCCGGCGTGCCAGTAGCGCTCCCAGCCGACGAGGAGCGCGATCACCGCCACCTGCGGCAGGGCCATGACCAGGCAGGCGAAGCGCGCGGCGCGCTCGGAGCCCATCTGCACCGGCAGCGACAGCAGCCCCATCCGGCGGTCGCCCTCCACGGACTTGAAGTCGTTGAGGGTCATGATGCCGTGGGCCCCGGCCGCGTAGAGCAGCGCCACCAGGAGCACCCGCCGGTCGGGCAGGGCGGCGGCCATGACGGCGGCGCCGGTGAACCAGGGCAGCCCCTCGTAGCAGAGCGCCACCGCGGCGTTGCCCCACCAGCCGTTCCGCTTCAGCCGCACCGGCGGCGCCGAGTAGATCCAAGCCAGGACCAGCCCGAACAGCGCGGCCCCGAGGATCCAGGGCCCGAGCGCGGCGGCCACCGCCAGCGACAGCGCCGTCCAGGCGAGCGCGAGGTAGAGCCCCCAGCGGCCCGGGATCCGCCCGGAGGGGATCGGCCGGTTCGGCTCGTTGATCGCGTCGACGTGGCGGTCGAACCAGTCGTTGGCGGCCTGGCTGGTGGCGCAGACCAGCGGGCCGGCCAGCAGGATGCCGGCGGCGATCACCGGCCACTGGCCGCTGGCCGGCTGGCCCGAGGAGATCACCCCGCAGGCGAAGGCCCACATCGGCGCGAACCACGTGAGCGGCTTCAGCAGCTCGATGACTGCGCTCGGGGCGGGCGTAGCGGTCATGACGGGAGGCTACCGGCGCCCGGCGGGGTGTCAAGCCAGATTTACACCGCGCGCCAGCATGTGCGCGACGTTTGTCGAATAAATACAGCGGCGGACCAGAAATACATTATCCGGAACACCGAAAAACCGTGCCGGCGGGACCGCCCGCGCGGGCGCTTTCCGGCGCTCCGGCGGCGCCCCGGGCGCTCCCGGCGACCCCCGTCCGCGAGGACGATTCCGGGATCTTCGAGGCCTTCGGTGCCGGGATCCGAGGGGGTCCGGCGGGCCCCGCCGTGCGCACCTTCGGGGGATGGGATGGGATTGGATGGGATGGGTGCCGCCGCGCCCGGAGGCCGCGCCCGGATCCTCAGATGTCCTCGACCGGGCCGTCCAGATCGCCGACGCCGTAGCGCCGCATCTTGGCGTAGAGGCCCTGCCGGCTCAGGCCGAGCATCTCGGCCGCCGAGGCCCGGTTGTCCCGGGTGATCCGCAGGGCCGCCTCGATGCAGAGCTTCTCGATCAGGTCGGTCGTCTCGCGCACCAGGGTCTTCATCGAGACCCGGCCGACCAGCTCGGTCATCTGCTCCACCGAGCGGGGCACCTCCCGCCCGACCCCGGGGCGCCCTTCGGCGATCCGCCGCGGGCCCGACCGGATGGCGAAGCCCAGGCAGGGGCGGGCGCCGGCCACCGACACGGCGGCGACCTCCACGTCCTCCATGCCGCCGTAGGCGCCGCGGACGACGGTGGCGAAGCGGCGCACGGCGCCGTGGTCGACGAGGGTCGCGAACAGCGCCTGCGCCTCGGTCTCGTCGCGGCCGAGCCAGTGGTCGAGGGTGCGCCCGCGGGCCTGGCCCACCGTGGCGAGCTGCGCCAGTTCCAGGAAGGCGGCGTTGGCCATGAGGATCCGCCGCGCCGAATCGGTGACCACGAAGCCCTCCGGCATCGCCTCGATCACCGCGGCGGTGGGCGCCTCCTGGTCGGGCCCGGGCGCCGCCGTCGCCGGGTCGGCGACCAGCTGCAGCAGCGCGCTCGCGCCGCCCTCGCCCCGGAACAGCGA from Methylobacterium oryzae includes the following:
- a CDS encoding BCD family MFS transporter; translated protein: MAPDPGTGLGWPQIVRLGLVQTALGSVVVLMTATLNRVMVVELALPALVPGLLVALHYAVQVLRPRWGYGSDRSGRRTPWIVGGMAALCLGGFGAACGTALAAESLALGLALAALSFLCVGMGVGAAGTSLLVLLSGGVAPARRGAAATVVWVMMIVGFAVTAPLAGHFLDPFSGPRLVAVSGTVSLVAFCVAALAVAGVERRLPVRAPEPAEARRPFFTVLAHVLADPVSRTFTIFVFVSMLAYSAQELILEPYAGLVFAMSPGATTKLAGLQHGGVLAGMLLVAAVTLLARGTVLASLRLWIGIGCAGSAAALFALASGAAAGSDFPLRATVFALGVANGAYAVAAIGSMMALAGRGDARERGTRMGVWGAAQGVAFGAGGFLGAVAVDAVRLVTAEPVQAYAAVFAAEGLLFLVAVVLAARLEPAPAPDTVPLDPAFSAR
- the chlG gene encoding chlorophyll synthase ChlG; its protein translation is MTATPAPSAVIELLKPLTWFAPMWAFACGVISSGQPASGQWPVIAAGILLAGPLVCATSQAANDWFDRHVDAINEPNRPIPSGRIPGRWGLYLALAWTALSLAVAAALGPWILGAALFGLVLAWIYSAPPVRLKRNGWWGNAAVALCYEGLPWFTGAAVMAAALPDRRVLLVALLYAAGAHGIMTLNDFKSVEGDRRMGLLSLPVQMGSERAARFACLVMALPQVAVIALLVGWERYWHAGLVAALLAGQFALMARFLENPRERAIWYNGTGTTLYVLGMLVSAFALRPLVGGA